From a single Bos indicus isolate NIAB-ARS_2022 breed Sahiwal x Tharparkar chromosome 11, NIAB-ARS_B.indTharparkar_mat_pri_1.0, whole genome shotgun sequence genomic region:
- the LOC139185954 gene encoding uncharacterized protein → MLFISALRVCILRTENSKFPSARRARKPPGRVPGIGGAGAAPHLRGPRVRPARRPTASFRGRGPDLRHRDKDLERRLRQTHPTHPPGPARRPARPLTQPSAARLRETHLPVRPLEGAAPRRRLAASVSVRSGAAVAAAAGLEPLRGGAQPPPGPIELGGRAAGTARASFGHRRPAPSTRRGWLCADPSARARGRGWRRRRSLRLAQWPAPMAAASFLLRTLSFLSLHSAWKTQGARLLKLGPTLNLIQPTIPPSPSLGKVG, encoded by the exons ATGCTCTTTATTTCTGCGCTGCGAGTCTGCATTTTGAGAACAGAGAACTCGAAGTTTCCGAGCGCCCGCAGAGCGAGAAAACCACCCGGGCGCGTGCCCGGAATCGGCGGCGCCGGAGCCGCGCCTCACCTGCGCGGGCCCCGAGtccgccccgcccgccgccccaCTGCGTCCTTTCGGGGTCGCGGACCGGATCTCCGACACCGAGACAAAGACCTGGAGAGGCGGCTCCGCCAGACCCATCCAACCCATCCACCGGGCCCCGCCCGGCGGCCGGCCCGGCCCCTCACCCAGCCGAGCGCGGCGCGGCTCCGGGAAACTCACCTCCCGGTGCGGCCGCTGGAGGGGGCCGCGCCGCGCCGTCGCCTCGCGGCCTCGGTCTCAGTCCGCTCAGGGGCCGcagtcgccgccgccgccgggctGGAGCCCCTCAGAGGAGGAGCACAGCCGCCCCCAGGCCCAATCGAGCTCGGCGGCCGGGCCGCTGGAACCGCGCGCGCCTCCTTCGGTCACCGTCGCCCGGCGCCGAGTACGCGCCGAGGCTGGCTCTGCGCAGACCCGAGCGCGCGCGCTCGGGGGCGGggctggcggcggcggcggtcgCTTCGGCTCGCCCAGTGGCCCGCGCCGATGGcggctgcctccttcctcctgcgGACGCTGAGCTTCTTATCTCTTCACTCGGCGTGGAAAACGCAGGGAGCTAG GCTCCTAAAACTTGGACCCACTCTCAACCTGATCCAGCCTACAATCCCCCCTTCACCATCACTCGGAAAAGTAGGCTGA